cttttatttatcgcaatttatttatcgcattttgtttatcgcaatttaattatcgcaattttatttatcgtcatttaatttctgttatttactttacgcactttatttatcgtcatttaatttctgttatttattttacccactttaaatatcgggacacgtatacaaggttttgacatatcatatcgacgcatctatatatattatttggaataaccattgacactctatatgcagtaatgctggagttagctatacagggttgaggttgattctacaataatatatatagtttgagttgtgatcgagtctgagacatgtacacgggtcacgatacgtattaattaattcgaatattatatattaaactatatatgaattattgaactattaactgtggactatcaactgaggactaccaacattagacaattaaaatgaattaaaatattgattataacatatgaaactaaacaattcttcaagtttccacttgatttcatcttaaacctcggttgtatctcgacgattacaatctgcgttcaaacctttcatgattcttgaaaacacctcaatcgagaggatgaaccaatctcacttcatctacggaagaaaagattgatgcatatagttatgcacctaaaaatactaggaaactgggtaaacgtttaacacatatctgtgctagctccttggcgttgttattacccaaaataactttgcaatccctttccaaattagcaaattttgtcacagctccagcaagtcaactttgacttttcgttcgaaacaaccttattataaccttgatttatatgcgtgctgttttattgttaccggggaaccttttatattccatcatgttaccagcaaatgtaccagcaaccttgtcgctccttagtttaaatccctccgacaaatcactatatttatctattgaagtctcatcatgtactaatctgcatcttgtaacaagaattgccataccaattaccgggaatcagcaaatctgtattgtgagtctcgcaacgcttCCACAACAACAGTTTTATGTatctatataacatttatctcttagaactaagatcttccattttgaaattcggaaaagcacccagtctgtgaattaatactctgaattttgaaaatttgaatgaagcaacaaaaactgtaaacgacctcaacagccaaaagttgatgataaagaattgtatgttggcaaatctcagaaaaagtttgaaactgaaaaaaaactgattgagcaaactacgaaggagtctctgaacaaaacacaaggactaaacttgtacattaagaatcctgatgattctgtttctgatgaaatcgttagcgaataccttgcttttgactccaaactcttgcggacaatttttcttcaccatccttcgatattagaaatttcaagatatcatagtatctttcattataaatatcctccatatttctgaagatattttcataactattcttatctgaaatcattaatctcttcgtgctattagtgttacatcatatagaaactgttagtttctatattctgtaaactttcgagcttaaaatatgaatgttattgaagtaatgttgggaactgaattatgagttagtataatataatgacacttgatcaacgtgatatattacagttagtcatgctgagtttctaatggaacgtgatgattcacagatcataacatcatcatgtgccatgttacataactctttcattctgcttaacttctgaacatatcaataaagtatattcttgatagttctattctcagtgattctggtaatttgacaaataaaatcgtgctattacgttctttcctaTTTAGAAAAttaagatcattcgaaactccatacctacgaattctggaccattacttgctttatttaaagtcgggaagagaaagcaaaagcatggagctccaaaatacaaaggaggatataaagcccgataacaacacataaattacaaaccgtatatgtcaatgtttatcgcaacataaagacacgggagaatcaaaaacactataaccccaagggcgaagtagaagaaaacagattcctccggtggaagttagaaaaagagaataattgttacgatagtaaggataaggacaaggatcaaaactggattaagcattttcacaaccttttgaatttgggaatttggTATAGGAGAAGTAAAAgttatggaacggaaaaagtttaatttataatggaaataccagacagtatagtcaaggcagatcaccgtatttaattatagagatcttaatctccttattcactgaagaatcaaatcttttagatttcgaaaattttctttaaatcccttgaattccggaattcaaccaaaactacgtcaaaagtcaaatctctatttcaattcttttataatagcttcactcgtactctttaagtaatcgaattgttttatctatattactcaatagtgataaaactctatataccaactcatattcgtcataaaaacatttttatggttagccatgatcaaatttcgggacgaaatttctttaacgggtaggtactgtgacgacccgaaaatttccgaccagatttaaacttaatcttcatatgatttcgatacgataagcaaagtctgtaatgttgagtctcgaaaattttgaaactatgtttatatattcaattgaccttcgactatttccaacgattcacgaacaactatttgttaatagattcatatatatttaagtatgtatatatatatgtacatgaatattaattgtaaatatataagattaaatattaaatttaattatttgaaaacatatatttaatgtatttaactatataatataacatgaatctatatatatatatatatatatatatatatatatatatatatatatatatatatatatatatatatatatatatatatataatgtatattaaaaataaatattaaaatgattgtaatactcgtctgatattccgattaatattaagcaagttaaatttaaacttatataattttaaaataaacggtgattcgaaaatgagttttataaattttaggcttattaataatgtatatagatgttgtttgtcaaattttaaaatttttatattttgcttggaggttgggagtgattaattaatgtaacttttatttaatagttaatgaccaaactttataccataatgacctaaataaataaagatacttaaattaaaattttgatatttttccgaagacttttatccgcccctgatttcaaatagtgcacgatacccgGGCCATGAAGGAGTGTCGGCAGATAAATAATCATGTACTCCCGTGAATTAAATTAATATAGTGACTTTTCCCTGTTTTTGTTTTAATCCCAACTATCTAATCTATctctatatatttacatatacatagatAACAAAAGAGATATCTATCCATCTATCTACTCCGATTCTGTTTAATTATCAACCATCACCACCATTTGGTTAACATCTTCCCTCACTTCACTATCTCAACACCTAATCCTTCTTCTTTGGCCACCACACCATCACCTCTGGTTACCACCATCCTCGCCACCTTCCATCTCTCTCATCCTCTTCTCTCTCTATTGGAAACCATCTAAAACAACCAACACCACAATTATGAAACCCGTCACAACCCACCACCTCACGGCCACTCTCACCACCGTGAACCTTCACCATATACCACCCCAAATCACCACCCTATAtctctatctatctctctctctctctaacttgattgtgaaacaaaccataaccaaaACCACCACACGCCACCGTCACcaccatttatttttattttctctttCCTTCATTGGTTCTGCAGCTCATCGCTGCTGTCTTTCTTTCTGCTTCTGCAgctcaccaattgacgtgaattacAGAATATTGATGTGGTGTGCATGTTGTTGCTACTCTAGACCGATGAGATATCGATGATACTACTGCCCtacttcatttttttatttttttattttttttccttccttttaaacgatgatgatgaagacAATAATGAAGCAAGGCGACGCAAATAAGATAAAGGATGATGATAGTGTTAACGGTGATGAAGAGTAGACGATCCAAGAAGATGATGATGggatatgaagaaaatgatgaatggtttttggtttggttttagaagaagaagaaaataaaaacgaGTTTTATAAATTTTTAGTTAGTAGATAAAACAGAAATGAAGGGAATGGTTGAGCGGTTAGGGGAGTGGTCTTTAAACAATAGGTCCTGAGTTCGATCCTAGCTTGCAccagttttttttctttttaatttaacaGTTGGACCGAAAACCTGCTATTGGGCCGAGTCCCTTTCCTCCTGTTGGGCCGTAATGAAAATAAAAGGGTTAAATAAATCAAAGGCTAGTATTAATCAGGAAAAACAGAACTGGAGCCATGGTTAAGGGGTTTTCGGATTTAACGAGAGGTCGAAGGTTCGAGCCTCATCTAGAGCATTCTTTTTAGGAAAAAGCTTTCAAAGGGTATacacttcattttttttttcaattattattattattattattattattattattattattattattattattattattattattattattattattattataaattattattattgatattggtaATACTGTTATTGACTAGTTAGtgttataatgttattattattattattattattactatcattaatacaaataatattattaccattaaaattaGTATCAAGTATGATCATTTTGTATATATAGTATTAATATGCAAATTataatcatcattaatattagcattcttatcatatgtatagttattatttttactaaggagattaagtatcattatcattaaagttaGTATATTTGGAGTACCCTTtaaacattaattttagtattgttaATTATACGaacattaaaatttctattaaaacaatagttattattaaacttaccattactattaaaaatactatttttgctaaaactattatttttactttatcaatttttagtaaaattaccatttttattaaaattactattatcagaattattattattcttaaactaGTATTACCACAATTGATAATTTTTAcaaaacaaaatatatatgtatatatactaatactacataaattTTTTTCGTTTAAACCAATAACCTTAATTAAATATCGAATTAAATATCATAATGAaaagtaagtattaataaaattatatatataagaatattaatcttaaaacataaaataatatgtatacacttgtttgactacgagtatttgttttaatatatatgcaaatgatataggttcgtgaatccgaggccaaccctgcattgttcagttgttcaatatcgtcatatgtatttttactacaaaatacagtatggtgagtttcatctgcctttttaccctttatatttttgggctgagaatacatgcgcaatttttataaatgttttacgaaatagacacaagtaattgaaactacattatatgggtgaatgatcgtagccgaatatgccccttttacttggtaacctaagaattagtaaaccagtctactaattgacgtgaatcctaaagatagatctattgggcctaacgaaccccatccaaagtaccggatgctttagtacttcgatgttgtttttatcatgttcgaaggatttcccggaatgatagtggatattcttatatgcatcttgttaatgtcggctaccaggtgttcaccatatgaatgattatttttgtctctatgcatgggacgtatatttatgagaactggaaatgaaaatcttgtggtctattaaaatgatggaaattaatgtttatgataaactaatgaactcaccaaccttttggttgacactttaaagcatgtttattctcaggtacgaaagaaatcttctgctgtgcatttgttcattttagagatattacttggagtcattcatgatatatttcaaaagacgttgcattcaagttgtcgagttcatcaagattattactaagtcaattatagttggatatattacgaaatggtatgtatgccgtcaactgtcgatgaaatgaaagtttgtcttttaaaaacgaatacaatgtttgtaaaatgtatcatatagaggtcaagtacctcgcgatgtaaccaaatgtaatgtattcgtccagatgaattaggacgggtcgtctcattattgatgcgcattatatgttaaggtcggttaccaagccaagcaatgaaagtaaagtgaatgttatgtatcgagagaatgattttatacacaggttatgtgtatgttattttgtgcacgagatatgtgtacggttattaaaaatcgcgaggcaacctacgggggagaaaaggatacgaacctactctgctaagcattatgaaaaatggtttcgtacacgagatacgtgtactgtatttaaatcttgtggtctatcgaaatgatgaattttattgtttatgttaaacctatgaactcaccaagcttttggttgacacttgaaagcatgtttattctcaggtattaaagaaatcttcagctgtgcattttctcattttagaggcattacttggagtcattcatgacatatttcaaaaaacgttgcattcgagtcgttgagttcatcaagattattattaagtcaattatagttggatgtattatgaaatgctatgcatgccgtcaattttcgatgtaacgaaagtttgtcttttaaaaacgaatgcaatgtttgtaaaatgcatcatatagaggtcaaatacctcgcaatgaaatcaactattgtgaatcgtttataatcggtatgaacgggtcctttcattcttcttcttcttcttcttcttattcttcttcttcttcttcttctttctgttGCTGAATCACCCAAATCCTCCCTTCAATGGCCGATCACAAATACCATCATGCTTTCAATGTGTCAAAAATCAAAAACCACATTCCTATTACCCTAGAACTCAACAAATCACAATACACAACCTGGGCAGAACTATTTAAAATTACCTGCACTGCATTTGATGTCATCGATCGCATCAGTACTCCAACTCAATCGTCTGATTCTACTACCTCAGACACCTCTTCCACTCCAGATCTTGCCACCTGGAATCTCCTAGATGTAATTGTCCTCAATTGGATGTATGACACTGTCTCGATTGAAGTACTAAATTCAATCTTTGAATCTGGTTCTACATCAGCCAAAACTTGGTCTCGAATTCAAAACCTTTTCCAAGATAACAAAAGTTCACGAGCCTTATATCTAAATCGCCAATTCTCAAACATCaaactcaataactttccaaatgtaTCAGCTTATTGCCAAGAACTCAAGTCAGTTGCAGATCAATTAGCTAATGTTGTTGACAAAGTGTCCGATCCAAATATGGTTCTTCAGTTAATTGTCAGTTTGAATGACAACTATGACACAATTGGATCACAACTGGCTCACATCGATCCCTTAACATCGTTTTATCAAGCACGCTCGATGCTTCTTCTGGAAGAGACACGCAAACAAAAACAAACCCTTCAATCTTCAACCTCAACTGATGCGGCTCTAATCAACACCACTGCTCCTGTCACTGCATTGAATCGGCATCCTGTTACTACAaatcaaaagaagaaaaaaaattgatattttttTTCTGGACGAAATGCACGAAAATTTAACAGGTCCTCCGGGAAAAGTATGCACGAAAATTTTCTCTTTTTGGAGCCAACTTTTTTCAGAAatgtaacacccaaatattcatGGTACATAGAGTGCAAATGGCGTACATAAATGTATAGTGCATGGCGTAAATTAAAAAGCTCAGGAAACTGCTCAGACCACTGTGCGCGCTGCGCACCACtaagtgagcgcgccgcgcacactgccagcgacagaattctatttttctgctttttgagtttaatgatgggcattttggtcatttcacttggggtcggatctgtggccatatcaactggtttggatccaattgtggatcaatttcacatccattcatcactcttatctccaaaccctagtgagagaagagtttagagagagaaagcttcatttggggaagaaggagttggattctcaccaaagctcgggttttaaagttgttcatctcgttcacggctacgttgtggtagtttcGGTAAGtttaaactccgaatttcattggttgattttggtactcgagttagagtttgaacttaaaattgttaagaaacccatttaaactcatgaagtgagtttattgatgctagtaatcgggttattggttgttgttggtggattttgggttggtgaaaaaattggccatgattaggacttgtatttgggtttaatcactaggattagtgattatggaagtgttagaacccatttggtgtatttgaaagactaattttgaaaatgagtcaaaattggggttttggttgattttgagaatgataagtgtttaacacttaagattgggttcaactggcataataagaccattttcacttgtgttagtgattattggatagtttgggcgcgttttgggtttgtaagtgcaattggtcgaatttgcactaagg
This genomic window from Rutidosis leptorrhynchoides isolate AG116_Rl617_1_P2 chromosome 2, CSIRO_AGI_Rlap_v1, whole genome shotgun sequence contains:
- the LOC139888848 gene encoding uncharacterized protein; this encodes MADHKYHHAFNVSKIKNHIPITLELNKSQYTTWAELFKITCTAFDVIDRISTPTQSSDSTTSDTSSTPDLATWNLLDVIVLNWMYDTVSIEVLNSIFESGSTSAKTWSRIQNLFQDNKSSRALYLNRQFSNIKLNNFPNVSAYCQELKSVADQLANVVDKVSDPNMVLQLIVSLNDNYDTIGSQLAHIDPLTSFYQARSMLLLEETRKQKQTLQSSTSTDAALINTTAPVTALNRHPVTTNQKKKKN